A single region of the Penaeus chinensis breed Huanghai No. 1 chromosome 41, ASM1920278v2, whole genome shotgun sequence genome encodes:
- the LOC125047705 gene encoding dnaJ homolog subfamily C member 11-like isoform X1, whose translation MTEDIEELLDDGEDYYTFLNIPRTATEDEINNAYRRLSRLYHPDKHTDPSRKVEAELLFSKTKKAYEVLSDAHMRAIYDNLGTAGLETQGWEVVQRTKTPNEIREEYERLARDREERRLQQRTNPKSSVTMTVNATDLFNVYDEESPYMDLRDIFGLPHIEISGMSLNQSIEAPLTSRDTAILSGNLSSHNGNGSGGINCSVRRITSEKGWGELEMGAGNGLNLAFKGFRNFSRGVFGNGSVLTHFTPNGLRVGTVATIANQLDKHTVGYLTWKAGMQSGMNTMIIRDTASHHIVFSAYIGIPHTYAALSFTHKMPDNDAKVKLTGKAGTFGAIFEYGAEKKVSQNSSLSASISLGVPTGVQLKVKLHRASQTYGMTILLCEEILPAPIMYGTMVPLVSWLAVQKLVIQPYLRQRKQTELQKQRENNKSRLLEKRREAKAAVDLMRETVKRIVDQEEARKGLVILQALYGQLVIEGTQEDECEVSEEIVDVTIPLQCLVKDSKLILQESSKCSLPGFYDPCPGEDKNLRVRYLFHAVTHEVTIKDTESLRIPKQSHRLET comes from the exons ATGACGGAGGATATAGAGGAGTTGCTGGATGACGGGGAGGATTATTACACCTTTTTGAACATCCCACGGACG GCAACAGAAGATGAGATTAACAATGCATACCGCCGTCTCAGTCGTCTTTACCATCCAGACAAGCACACTGATCCCTCTCGTAAGGTGGAAGCTGAACTGCTCTTCAGTAAAACCAAGAAAGCTTATGAag TTCTGAGTGATGCTCACATGCGTGCAATATATGACAACTTGGGGACAGCTGGATTAGAGACTCAGGGCTGGGAGGTGGTTCAGCGCACCAAAACCCCCAATGAGATCAGGGAGGAATATGAACGCTTGGCAAG GGATCGTGAGGAGAGGCGGCTGCAGCAGAGGACCAACCCTAAAAGTTCTGTCACAATGACTGTCAATGCCACAGATCTTTTTAATGTTTATGATGAAGAATCTCCGTACATGGATTTACG agaCATATTTGGTTTACCTCATATTGAAATAAGTGGGATGTCTCTGAACCAGTCCATTGAGGCACCACTGACGAGTAGAGACACTGCTATACTGTCGG GCAATCTTTCCTCTCATAATGGCAATGGAAGTGGAGGCATTAACTGTTCGGTGCGGAGAATCACGTCGGAGAAGGGTTGGGGGGAATTGGAGATGGGAGCTGGCAACGGGCTAAACCTTGCCTTCAAGGGTTTTAGGAATTTCTCTCGAGGAGTCTTTGGCAACGGATCAGTACTCACACACTTCACTCCCAATGGGCTGCGAGTAGGAACGGTAGCAA ctataGCAAATCAATTGGACAAGCATACGGTTGGATACTTGACTTGGAAAGCTGGAATGCAGAGTGGCATGAACACCATGATCATTCGAGACACTGCTTCTCATCATATTGTATTTTCGGCGTATATTGGAATCCCGCACACATATGCTGCTCTGTCTTTTACACACAAAATGCCAGATAATGATGCAAAAGTAAAGTTGACTGGGAA ggcAGGCACATTTGGTGCAATATTTGAATATGGTGCAGAGAAGAAGGTTTCACAGAATAGCTCCCTTTCAGCCTCTATTTCTTTAGGGGTTCCAACAGGTGTACAACTCAAAGTCAA ACTTCATCGTGCATCACAGACATATGGAATGACCATTTTACTGTGTGAGGAAATTCTACCAGCACCTATTATGTATGGAACTATGGTGCCTCTGGTCAGTTGGTTGGCAGTGCAGAAACTTGTGATTCAACCATATCTTCGGCAGCGGAAACAGACAGAGCtccagaagcagagagaaaataataaaagcag ACTGTTAGAGAAACGACGTGAAGCCAAGGCAGCAGTGGACCTCATGCGAGAGACGGTGAAGAGAATCGTGGACCAAGAAGAGGCTCGCAAGGGCCTTGTAATCCTTCA GGCATTGTATGGGCAGCTTGTTATTGAGGGTACACAGGAGGATGAATGTGAAGTGTCGGAAGAGATTGTAGATGTCACCATTCCACTGCAGTGTTTGGTGAAGGATTCAAAGCTTATTCTCCAAGAGTCATCCAAG
- the LOC125047705 gene encoding dnaJ homolog subfamily C member 11-like isoform X2, producing the protein MTEDIEELLDDGEDYYTFLNIPRTATEDEINNAYRRLSRLYHPDKHTDPSRKVEAELLFSKTKKAYEVLSDAHMRAIYDNLGTAGLETQGWEVVQRTKTPNEIREEYERLARDREERRLQQRTNPKSSVTMTVNATDLFNVYDEESPYMDLRDIFGLPHIEISGMSLNQSIEAPLTSRDTAILSGNLSSHNGNGSGGINCSVRRITSEKGWGELEMGAGNGLNLAFKGFRNFSRGVFGNGSVLTHFTPNGLRVGTVATIANQLDKHTVGYLTWKAGMQSGMNTMIIRDTASHHIVFSAYIGIPHTYAALSFTHKMPDNDAKVKLTGKAGTFGAIFEYGAEKKVSQNSSLSASISLGVPTGVQLKVKLHRASQTYGMTILLCEEILPAPIMYGTMVPLVSWLAVQKLVIQPYLRQRKQTELQKQRENNKSRLLEKRREAKAAVDLMRETVKRIVDQEEARKGLVILQALYGQLVIEGTQEDECEVSEEIVDVTIPLQCLVKDSKLILQESSKCSLPGFYDPCPGEDKNLRVRYLFHAVTHEVTIKDTESLRIPKQYHHEGF; encoded by the exons ATGACGGAGGATATAGAGGAGTTGCTGGATGACGGGGAGGATTATTACACCTTTTTGAACATCCCACGGACG GCAACAGAAGATGAGATTAACAATGCATACCGCCGTCTCAGTCGTCTTTACCATCCAGACAAGCACACTGATCCCTCTCGTAAGGTGGAAGCTGAACTGCTCTTCAGTAAAACCAAGAAAGCTTATGAag TTCTGAGTGATGCTCACATGCGTGCAATATATGACAACTTGGGGACAGCTGGATTAGAGACTCAGGGCTGGGAGGTGGTTCAGCGCACCAAAACCCCCAATGAGATCAGGGAGGAATATGAACGCTTGGCAAG GGATCGTGAGGAGAGGCGGCTGCAGCAGAGGACCAACCCTAAAAGTTCTGTCACAATGACTGTCAATGCCACAGATCTTTTTAATGTTTATGATGAAGAATCTCCGTACATGGATTTACG agaCATATTTGGTTTACCTCATATTGAAATAAGTGGGATGTCTCTGAACCAGTCCATTGAGGCACCACTGACGAGTAGAGACACTGCTATACTGTCGG GCAATCTTTCCTCTCATAATGGCAATGGAAGTGGAGGCATTAACTGTTCGGTGCGGAGAATCACGTCGGAGAAGGGTTGGGGGGAATTGGAGATGGGAGCTGGCAACGGGCTAAACCTTGCCTTCAAGGGTTTTAGGAATTTCTCTCGAGGAGTCTTTGGCAACGGATCAGTACTCACACACTTCACTCCCAATGGGCTGCGAGTAGGAACGGTAGCAA ctataGCAAATCAATTGGACAAGCATACGGTTGGATACTTGACTTGGAAAGCTGGAATGCAGAGTGGCATGAACACCATGATCATTCGAGACACTGCTTCTCATCATATTGTATTTTCGGCGTATATTGGAATCCCGCACACATATGCTGCTCTGTCTTTTACACACAAAATGCCAGATAATGATGCAAAAGTAAAGTTGACTGGGAA ggcAGGCACATTTGGTGCAATATTTGAATATGGTGCAGAGAAGAAGGTTTCACAGAATAGCTCCCTTTCAGCCTCTATTTCTTTAGGGGTTCCAACAGGTGTACAACTCAAAGTCAA ACTTCATCGTGCATCACAGACATATGGAATGACCATTTTACTGTGTGAGGAAATTCTACCAGCACCTATTATGTATGGAACTATGGTGCCTCTGGTCAGTTGGTTGGCAGTGCAGAAACTTGTGATTCAACCATATCTTCGGCAGCGGAAACAGACAGAGCtccagaagcagagagaaaataataaaagcag ACTGTTAGAGAAACGACGTGAAGCCAAGGCAGCAGTGGACCTCATGCGAGAGACGGTGAAGAGAATCGTGGACCAAGAAGAGGCTCGCAAGGGCCTTGTAATCCTTCA GGCATTGTATGGGCAGCTTGTTATTGAGGGTACACAGGAGGATGAATGTGAAGTGTCGGAAGAGATTGTAGATGTCACCATTCCACTGCAGTGTTTGGTGAAGGATTCAAAGCTTATTCTCCAAGAGTCATCCAAG